In one Sphingobium indicum B90A genomic region, the following are encoded:
- a CDS encoding DUF4112 domain-containing protein encodes MAISQDQFDRIVRDMPGFGRDPASVRRRIEMMEAMLEGLFVLPGTNRRVGLDSLVGLIPVVGDFATAAMGAWIVWEARNLGMSKWQLTRMAANVGFDTLIGAIPFAGDVFDFFYKSNSKNLRIIRRHLDRHHPSTVIVEG; translated from the coding sequence ATGGCGATTTCGCAGGACCAGTTCGACCGGATCGTGCGCGACATGCCCGGATTCGGCCGCGATCCGGCTTCGGTGCGCAGGCGGATCGAGATGATGGAGGCGATGCTGGAGGGGCTGTTCGTCCTTCCCGGCACCAACCGGCGGGTCGGGCTGGACAGTCTGGTGGGGCTGATCCCCGTGGTGGGCGATTTCGCCACGGCCGCCATGGGGGCGTGGATCGTGTGGGAAGCGCGGAACCTGGGCATGTCGAAATGGCAGCTCACGCGCATGGCGGCCAATGTCGGCTTCGACACGCTGATCGGCGCCATTCCCTTTGCCGGGGACGTTTTCGATTTCTTCTACAAGTCCAACAGCAAGAATCTGCGCATCATCCGCAGGCATCTGGACCGGCATCATCCTTCGACGGTGATCGTCGAGGGTTAG
- a CDS encoding ABC transporter substrate-binding protein has translation MVSAPSRPFPAWLTLCGAALMAAMTGGCSDEGSGPVTVSVIGSPADFATPLENLPDPGSKLFLETTAQGLVAFDAGGEILPALAQRWIVEDDGRSYIFRLRRAFWPDGSKVLAKDVGRLLTARIEALRRLDPAGPLDAVQDVVAMTGEVIEIRLAAPRPYVLQMLAQPQMAILSREGGTGPYRREKRGGVPGKALVLTPVERATNESGDELPVPAWQTRIVRAERAALAITRFQQGKAALVLGGRFSDLPLLVPAGVDRDDVRIDPVQGLLGLAVTGRSGASGKLLEDDGVRRAINMAIDRSRLPVMFPVGGWATTEQIVPGQLDLPAPPAVPDWSRLSQDERWAQGQAVMKRWRSEHGDPPALRVALPRGPGSTLLFGLVRHDLGMIGLAVERVDMAADADLRLVDEVAAYDSALWYLGRIGCARKVHCSAEAEAQLQAASLSASLDERMARVARAEALMQAHNGFIALGAPVRWSLVARRLTGFMASPRARHPLNHLFRSTN, from the coding sequence ATGGTTTCCGCCCCTTCCCGTCCCTTTCCCGCCTGGCTGACCCTTTGCGGAGCCGCCCTGATGGCGGCGATGACGGGCGGCTGCTCTGACGAGGGGAGCGGACCGGTGACGGTCAGCGTGATCGGCAGCCCCGCCGATTTCGCCACGCCCCTGGAGAATCTGCCGGACCCCGGATCGAAGCTGTTCCTGGAAACCACCGCGCAGGGGCTGGTGGCGTTCGATGCCGGCGGCGAGATCCTGCCCGCCCTCGCCCAGCGCTGGATCGTGGAGGACGATGGCCGCAGCTATATCTTCCGCCTGCGCCGCGCCTTCTGGCCCGATGGGAGCAAGGTGCTGGCGAAGGATGTCGGGCGGCTGTTGACCGCGCGGATAGAGGCGCTGCGCCGGCTGGACCCCGCCGGGCCGCTGGACGCGGTGCAGGACGTGGTGGCGATGACGGGCGAGGTGATCGAGATCAGGCTGGCGGCGCCGCGCCCCTATGTGTTGCAGATGCTGGCCCAGCCGCAGATGGCGATCCTGTCGCGGGAGGGGGGAACCGGCCCCTATCGGCGGGAGAAGCGGGGCGGCGTTCCGGGGAAGGCGCTGGTGCTGACGCCGGTGGAGCGGGCCACGAACGAATCCGGCGACGAACTGCCGGTGCCCGCCTGGCAGACCCGGATCGTCCGGGCGGAGCGGGCGGCGCTCGCCATCACCCGTTTCCAGCAGGGCAAGGCCGCGCTCGTGCTGGGCGGGCGCTTTTCCGACCTGCCGCTGCTGGTGCCGGCGGGGGTCGACCGCGACGATGTGCGGATCGATCCGGTGCAGGGGCTGCTGGGACTGGCGGTGACGGGCCGGAGCGGGGCGAGCGGCAAGCTGCTGGAGGATGACGGCGTGCGGCGGGCGATCAACATGGCGATCGACCGCAGCCGCCTGCCGGTGATGTTCCCCGTCGGCGGCTGGGCCACGACAGAGCAGATCGTGCCGGGCCAGCTCGACCTGCCCGCGCCGCCCGCCGTGCCGGATTGGTCCCGCCTGTCGCAGGATGAACGCTGGGCGCAGGGACAGGCGGTCATGAAACGCTGGCGCAGCGAGCATGGCGATCCGCCGGCGTTGCGCGTGGCGCTGCCCAGGGGGCCGGGCTCCACCCTGCTGTTCGGGCTGGTGCGGCATGACCTGGGCATGATCGGCCTGGCTGTCGAGCGGGTCGACATGGCGGCCGATGCCGATCTGCGGCTGGTCGACGAGGTTGCGGCCTATGACAGCGCGCTCTGGTATCTGGGGCGGATCGGCTGCGCGCGGAAGGTGCATTGCTCGGCGGAGGCGGAGGCGCAATTGCAGGCGGCGAGCCTTTCCGCCAGCCTGGACGAGCGCATGGCCCGCGTGGCGCGGGCGGAGGCGCTGATGCAGGCGCATAACGGCTTCATCGCGCTGGGCGCGCCGGTGCGCTGGTCGCTGGTGGCGCGGCGGCTGACCGGCTTCATGGCTTCGCCCCGGGCGCGGCACCCATTGAACCATCTGTTCAGGAGCACCAACTAG